The following coding sequences are from one Daphnia pulex isolate KAP4 chromosome 11, ASM2113471v1 window:
- the LOC124208179 gene encoding protein app1-like: protein MFVWRLLLVTAFIGAVVLAAEEVKKPEVKPVDAKPVVPLLDKTAEKPITTTTTAEIAKSPADKTVAQPTAERDPVAAASPSVAGTPAAATPAVAAPAAVVPSKAPAKVAEKRVAVIEAVEGEEEEEEEEEEDEEPHASALHAEHREDVDEEEEEEDQLALESTNVQEKDGAGHGHGHGHGHGHGHHHEQGPSYSAQPSQHYHGKQNGPIPVPLPVPVHPASVVLPTLPKQQYNPPAQYKSPPPSPYIPAASAPAPAYQSAPPPPPPPAPQPIYTPQRPVYSQPPPPPPRPQYQPQPAYQPPPPPPVQQAAYASAPQPNYQPPPPPPPQASYQQPPPPPPAQPTYQQPAYQPPPPPPSYQPPAQAYQPPPPPPPAERNSNGPTHAPSLPEPAHQVQQQQQYRPEATVALPAQAAPSEPWPAPVQDMPRIVSLDVKCEKNLMKVFIEFDKPFNGVIFSKGHYANANCVHLPAGLGRTSANFDVSINTCGTTGNTENGLYGYGSQAGSGTFFENTIIVQFDPQVQEVWDQARKLRCTWHDQYEKSVTFRPFPVDMLDVVRADFAGDNVGCWMQIQVGKGPWASEVSGLVKIGQTMTMVLAIKDDDGKFDMLVRNCMAHDGKRAPIQLVDQRGCVTRPKLMSRFTKIKNFGSSASVLSYAHFQAFKFPDSMEVHFQCTIQICRNQCPDQCAGSDYAAAASSLSGAEPRNPYNRIGAVASRPRSEAEQDGIQRSPRSQRDVGASETQSAAAAEQQDVGINRIIQVVSTGDLTFALEQQSDNTTTIVFPSRSETEGLICMTSPGFAATLVVLLLILIISCLLSAFLCIRHRAFGVDRSLVSAFANPAFAHKKGHF from the exons atgttcgTGTGGAGGTTACTGCTGGTCACCGCCTTCATCGGCGcg GTGGTCCTGGCGGCCGAGGAAGTGAAGAAACCCGAAGTCAAGCCCGTCGACGCCAAGCCCGTCGTCCCATTGCTGGACAAAACAGCCGAAAAGCCCATCACCACCACGACCACCGCAGAAATCGCCAAATCGCCGGCAGATAAAACCGTGGCACAACCGACGGCGGAAAGAGATCCCGTTGCCGCTGCTAGCCCTTCCGTCGCCGGAACACCGGCGGCAGCGACTCCAGCGGTTGCGGCCCCAGCGGCGGTTGTTCCGAGCAAAGCCCCCGCCAAAGTAGCCGAGAAACGTGTGGCCGTCATCGAGGCCGTTGAAggtgaagaagaggaggaagaagaggaagaagaagatgaagagccGCACGCATCCGCACTCCACGCCGAACACCGTGAAGATGTcgacgaagaggaggaagaagaagatcaactCGCCCTGGAATCGACCAACGTCCAGGAAAAGGACGGAGCCGGACATGGACACGGACATGGTCACGGTCACGGACATGGACACCATCACGAACAAGGTCCCAGTTACTCCGCCCAGCCATCGCAGCATTATCACGGCAAGCAAAACGGACCCATTCCGGTCCCTCTGCCCGTCCCCGTTCATCCGGCATCCGTCGTTCTGCCCACTCTGCCCAAGCAGCAGTACAATCCTCCGGCGCAGTACAAATCTCCTCCGCCCAGCCCTTACATTCCGGCCGCATCCGCACCGGCTCCTGCCTACCAATCggctcctcctccaccaccaccacctgcgCCTCAGCCCATTTACACGCCCCAACGCCCTGTCTACTCTCAGCCACCTCCGCCACCACCCAGGCCTCAATATCAGCCTCAACCGGCCTACCAACCACCTCCACCACCTCCAGTCCAGCAGGCCGCCTACGCTTCCGCTCCGCAACCCAACTACCAGCCACCCCCTCCACCTCCTCCCCAGGCTTCTTACCAGCAGCCTCCTCCCCCACCCCCTGCCCAGCCAACTTACCAGCAACCGGCCTACCAACCACCCCCACCACCTCCGTCTTACCAGCCGCCCGCCCAGGCCTACCAGCCTcctccaccaccgccaccgGCCGAGAGGAACTCGAACGGACCCACTCACGCTCCATCTCTGCCCGAGCCGGCCCATCaagtccaacaacaacaacagtaccGACCCGAAGCTACGGTCGCTCTTCCAGCCCAGGCCGCTCCGTCTGAACCTTGGCCGGCTCCAGTCCAGGACATGCCCAGGATCGTCTCCCTGGACGTCAAGTGCGAGAAGAATCTGATGAAGGTCTTCATTGAATTCGACAAGCCCTTCAACGGCGTCATCTTCTCCAAGGGTCACTACGCCAACGCCAACTGCGTCCACCTGCCGGCCGGTCTCGGCCGCACCTCGGCCAACTTCGACGTCTCGATCAACACTTGCGGAACCACCGGCAACACTGAGAACGGCCTTTACGGCTACGGCTCTCAG GCCGGCTCTGGCACATTCTTCGAGAATACCATCATCGTCCAGTTCGACCCACAAGTCCAGGAAGTCTGGGATCAGGCCCGCAAGTTGCGCTGCACTTGGCACGACCAGTACGAAAAGTCCGTCACTTTCCGCCCGTTCCCCGTCGACATGCTGGACGTGGTCCGAGCCGATTTCGCCGGTGACAACGTCGGCTGCTGGATGCAGATCCAGGTCGGAAAGGGACCCTGGGCTTCCGAAGTGTCTGGACTGGTCAAGATTGGTCAGACGATGACGATGGTGCTGGCCATCAAGGACGACGACGGCAAATTCGACATGCTCGTCCGCAACTGCATGGCCCATGACGGCAAACGGGCGCCCATCCAACTGGTTGACCAGCGAGGCTGCGTCACCCGACCCAAGCTCATGTCTCGATTCACCAAAATCAAGAACTTTGGCTCTTCCGCTTCCGTCCTCTCTTACGCTCACTTCcag GCCTTCAAATTCCCCGACTCGATGGAAGTTCACTTCCAGTGTACCATTCAAATCTGTCGCAACCAATGCCCCGATCAGTGCGCAGGATCCGATTACGCGGCGGCAGCTTCGTCTCTGTCGGGCGCCGAGCCCAGGAATCCGTACAACCGGATCGGAGCGGTGGCCAGCCGGCCGCGCTCCGAAGCCGAACAGGACGGTATCCAGCGATCGCCGAGAAGTCAGCGTGATGTTGGCGCTTCCGAGACGCAatcggccgccgccgccgagcAGCAGGACGTCGGCATCAACCGCATCATCCAGGTGGTGTCGACTGGCGACTTGACGTTCGCCCTGGAACAGCAGAGCGACAACACGACGACCATCGTCTTCCCGTCGCGCTCCGAGACGGAAGGTCTCATTTGCATGACGTCGCCCGGCTTCGCCGCCACCctcgtcgtcctcctcctcatccTGATCATTTCCTGTCTGCTCTCCGCTTTCCTTTGCATCCGGCACCGGGCCTTCGGCGTCGACCGATCCTTAGTCTCCGCCTTCGCCAATCCAGCTTTCGCCCACAAAAAGGGccacttttaa
- the LOC124208180 gene encoding serine/threonine-protein kinase/endoribonuclease IRE2-like, translated as MVFTFNRDKLSPFNCHHHIGHHITHLRIPSSFSVDLLYDMEVRVSRRSSLKTRPDVGFLFEGKNVSCRNRPLRLGERSCDSSTIYRGIWKGIPPLEHKAAIKRVKKTDCMEHWEVVVDWHQRGTLNHSNVLKLFGFEEDTEWRYFALERFDATLEQFCNKQYTGPMPYDNQVLYQISKGLIYLHKKGLAHGNLTPKTILIANSDPVKMKLADFGLCQGIAADGTETTKPTIHSAELNDIIERDKNSELDPATASSGSKEELSHSKFWKRPEIIGSLTRSVSSSGSSRSVESTVPITKDISYSIPGATAEGDTFAAGCLFFYFIKRGLHPFGDAHSILNNIQEWKPVNIKELDEHHFAYKPILDLIGNSSIEGSQQFLIEAALKFRVGAFAVAWKMNMLKK; from the exons ATGGTTTTTACCTTCAATCGAGATAAGCTGTCTCCGTTCAATTGTCACCATCATATCGGACATCATATAACACACCTTCGTATTCCGTCGTCATTTTCAGTTGACTTGTTGTATGATATGGAAGTCAGAGTGAGCAGACGCAGTAGTCTCAAGACCCGACCGGATGtcggatttctttttgaaggTAAAAATGTGAGTTGTCGGAATCGACCGTTGCGTCTGGGTGAAAGAAGTTGTGATTCTTCCACCATTTACCGCGGAATTTGGAAGGGAATTCCCCCATTGGAACACAAAGCCGCAAtcaaaagagttaaaaaaactGATTGCATGGAACACTGGGAAGTAGTTGTTGACTGGCATCAAAGAGGAACCCTCAATCACTCCAATGTCCTAAAATTGTTTGGATTCGAGGAAGATACTGAATGGAG ATATTTCGCCTTGGAACGATTCGATGCCACCCTGGAGCAATTCTGTAACAAACAGTATACAGGGCCGATGCCATATGACAATCAAGTCCTTTATCAAATTTCCAAGGGGCTCATCTATTTGCACAAGAAAGGCCTGGCTCATGGAAACCTTACTCCGAAAACTATTCTCATTGCAAATTCTGACCCAGTCAAGATGAAGCTTGCAGACTTTGGGTTGTGCCAGGGCATTGCTGCTGATGGCACGGAAACTACTAAACCTACCATCCATTCAGCAGAATTGAACGACATTATCGAGCGGGATAAGAATTCGGAATTGGATCCAGCTACTGCCAGTAGTGGCAGCAAAGAAGAGCTTAGCCACTCAAAATTTTGGAAGAGACCCGAAATAATAGGATCGTTAACGAGATCAGTATCGAGCTCAGGATCAAGTCGTTCCGTCGAATCGACAGTCCCAATCACCAAAGACATCAGCTACTCGATCCCCGGTGCTACAGCGGAAGGAGATACGTTCGCAGCCGGatgcttgttcttttatttcattaagcGAGGTCTGCATCCGTTTGGTGACGCGCATTCGATTCTAAACAATATTCAAGAATGGAAACCTGTCAATATAAAAG aattagaCGAACACCACTTTGCGTACAAACCAATTCTCGATCTAATTGGAAACTCGTCAATCGAAGGAAGTCAGCAATTCTTGATTGAGGCAGCATTAAAGTTTCGAGTTGGGGCGTTTGCCGTTGCTTGGAAAATGAATatgttgaaaaagtaa
- the LOC124208181 gene encoding uncharacterized protein LOC124208181 has translation MSPAMNCFITLVVSLLAMMVLTNAQYFDSLEVETRDNPTAYLREKRQVAVVPQIVSNVVPPNPLDPSSGCFWSGTAPFCSPACGKTYQEALTDKRGNGKRCWTGFKKLCCPLPAGVVKTFG, from the exons ATGTCTCCAGCCATGAACTGTTTCATTACTCtg GTGGTTTCCTTGCTGGCTATGATGGTGCTCACCAATGCACAGTATTTCGACAGTTTGG AAGTGGAAACTCGCGATAATCCCACTGCCTACTTGAGAGAGAAACGTCAGG TTGCAGTCGTCCCACAGATTGTGTCCAATGTAGTGCCACCGAATCCTTTAGATCCATCTTCCGGATGCTTCTGGAGTGGAACTGCTCCATTTTGTAGTCCAGCATGCGGCAAGACTTATCAGGAAGCTTTGACGGACAAGAgaggaaatgggaaaagatGTTGGACaggatttaaaaaactttgttGTCCACTGCCGGCCGGTGTGGTTAAGACTTTCGGCTAA